CGTCGAGGGCGGCCGCACGGACCATGCCGTTCAGGCGGCGCGGGCCCCGTGCCGGATCGGTCCGCGGCAGTTCGTCGCCGAGGTGGGCCACCAGCAGCGGCACCGGTGCCGGATGGTGGGCGGCCACGGCGCCGAGGGCCGCCGCCAGCACGTGGGGCGAGGTCTCGCCCATGAGCAGCACCCGCTGCAGTTCCGCCGCCGCACCGGCTCCCCGCGTGGCCCCGAGGGCCGTGACGGCCGCCGCGCGGACGCCCACATGGGGGCTGGCCAGGTGGCCGCGGGCGGCGCGCGCCAGGCGGATCCGCCACACGGGCAGCAGGCTCTCCTGGTCGGCGGCCTCGGCCGGCAGGGGGCGGTCGGCGACCAGGTCGGTCATGGCCCGCAGGGCGGTCTCGGCCACGTGGGGATCGGCGTGGCCGGCGGCGGAGATGAGGGTCGCGGCGACGCGGTCGGGCCTCAGGTCGTCGGTGTCGTCCAGGGCGGCGCGGCCCACGGTGCCGAGAGCCCGGCAGGCGGCGATGCGCACCCGCGCCGCGCGGCGGCCGTGGAAGTCGTCGAGGTGGGCGAGGCCGGCGAGAACGGCGGGCAGGGCGGCGGCGGCGTCCTGGCGGGCGAGGGCGCGGTAGGCGTGCACGACGACCTGGTCGTGGGGGCTGCGGGTGAAGGGGGCGAGCACCGGCACCAGCGTCGTGTCGGCGCGCATCTCGGCGCAGCGCAGCACCCGCCAGCGGATGTCGGTCTCGGGCCGCGCCAGGCCGGCGACGATGGCCTCGCGCAGGGCGGTCGTGTCGACCCGGGCCGCCTGGTTGCGCAGGCCGTTCCAGGCGAGGGCCGCCGTGACCGGGTCCTCGTGGGCGGCGGCGCGCAGCAGGGCCGTGCCGTCGTTGTCCAGATGGGTCAGACCCATGACCGCCGCCTCGCGCAGCGGGGGCCGCGGGTCGGCGGCGAGGGTGGCGAGCAGGGGCAGGGCCTCGGCGTCGCCCATGAGACCGAGAGCCCAGGCGGCCTCGGCGGCCACGGTGAGACTGGGGTCGGCGGTGGCGCCCATGACCTCGGGCAGCACGTCGTCGCGGCCGATGAGGCCGGCGGCGCGGACCGCGGCCAGGCGGACGTGGGCGTCGGGCCCGGTCAGGAAGGTCCGCAGCGAATCGGCCGGCGCGAGGCGGACGTCCTGCCAGCGGGCGATGGCCGCCAGCTGGGCGGGGCGGTCGTCCGGAGTGAAGCAGCCGGCCGCGAGGGCGACCGCCGGCAGCGCCAGGGCGACGAGGAGGGAGCGGCGGCGCATGGGCGTCCTTTCGCACGGGGTCCGGAGGCGCGGTCACGCTGGCACCTTACCACCGGGAACCCGCCGGGCCAACGGCGCGTTGGGCCGGGATCCGGAACCGCTTTTTGACCGGCCCCGGAGCCGGTGTTAGACTGGCCCGGACGCCCCCGTCCACCCGCTTCCCCCGGGAGTCCCCATGCGCTGTGCCATCCTGGGCGCCTCCGGCCTCGTCGGCCGCCGGATGCTCGACCTGCTCGCCGAACGCGATTGGCTGGGAGCCCCGCCGCGCCTGCTGACGTCGGCCCGGTCGGCCGGCGCCCGCCTGCCGTTCGGTCGGGGCGAACTGGTGTGCGAGGAGGTCGGGCCGGACAGCTTCCGCGGCGTGGACATCGCCCTGTTCAGCGCCGGCGGCGGGCCGAGCCGCCAGTGGGGGCCGGTGGCCGCCGCCCACGGCTGCTGGGTCGTGGACAACAGCTCGGCCTGGCGCATGGATCCGGCCACGCCGCTGGTGGTGCCCGAGATCAACGGCGACCTGGTGCCCCGCGCCCGCGAGGCGCGCACCGGGGGCATCATCGCCAACCCCAACTGCTCGACGATCCAGGTGGCCATGGCCCTGGCGCCCCTGGCCCGGACCTTCGGCCTGCGCGAGGTGCAGGTCACGACGCTGCAGGCGGTGTCGGGCGGCGGCCAGGGGACCGTGGCCGAGTACACCGCCCAGCGGAACGGCGCGGCGCCGGCGCCGGACGGGCCCTTTCCGCGGGGCATCGCCGCCAACGTGGTGCCCGCC
The sequence above is a segment of the bacterium genome. Coding sequences within it:
- a CDS encoding HEAT repeat domain-containing protein, which translates into the protein MRRRSLLVALALPAVALAAGCFTPDDRPAQLAAIARWQDVRLAPADSLRTFLTGPDAHVRLAAVRAAGLIGRDDVLPEVMGATADPSLTVAAEAAWALGLMGDAEALPLLATLAADPRPPLREAAVMGLTHLDNDGTALLRAAAHEDPVTAALAWNGLRNQAARVDTTALREAIVAGLARPETDIRWRVLRCAEMRADTTLVPVLAPFTRSPHDQVVVHAYRALARQDAAAALPAVLAGLAHLDDFHGRRAARVRIAACRALGTVGRAALDDTDDLRPDRVAATLISAAGHADPHVAETALRAMTDLVADRPLPAEAADQESLLPVWRIRLARAARGHLASPHVGVRAAAVTALGATRGAGAAAELQRVLLMGETSPHVLAAALGAVAAHHPAPVPLLVAHLGDELPRTDPARGPRRLNGMVRAAALD
- a CDS encoding aspartate-semialdehyde dehydrogenase, encoding MRCAILGASGLVGRRMLDLLAERDWLGAPPRLLTSARSAGARLPFGRGELVCEEVGPDSFRGVDIALFSAGGGPSRQWGPVAAAHGCWVVDNSSAWRMDPATPLVVPEINGDLVPRAREARTGGIIANPNCSTIQVAMALAPLARTFGLREVQVTTLQAVSGGGQGTVAEYTAQRNGAAPAPDGPFPRGIAANVVPAIGAALEDGSYEEEAKVARELRKILGRGADLRVSCTATRVPVVTGHSAAVRVVCDGPVDLVRAADVLAAFPGVVVARDPHAYATPLEAAGGNDVHVGRLRRDPDEPRALLLWVVADNLLKGAAWNAAQIADLLAGRGGA